A window of the Tunturibacter empetritectus genome harbors these coding sequences:
- the eno gene encoding phosphopyruvate hydratase, producing the protein MTEIVSIHAREILDSRGNPTVEADVLLDSGAKGRAAVPSGASTGEHESVELRDGDKEHYLGKGVLQAVENVETILGPELTGMDASNQRLIDATMINIDGTENKSKLGANAILAVSMAVARASAEALKLPLYRYLGGVNACLLPTPMMNILNGGSHADSNVDFQEFMVMPVGAETFSDALRWGTEVFHTLKGVLKKKGYNTAVGDEGGFAPSLKSNDEALDLILEAIQLAGYTAGEDISIALDPASSEFYNKETGKYVFKKSDKRELSSAEMTAYWENWVRQYPIISIEDGLAEDDWDGWKHLTEVLGDKVQLVGDDLFVTNTQRLQQGIEQKVANSILIKVNQIGTVSETLEAIELARRFGYTSIISHRSGETEDTFIADLAVGTGAGQIKTGSASRTDRIAKYNQLLRIEEELGQSAEFLGIESVNFGE; encoded by the coding sequence ATGACCGAGATCGTCTCAATCCATGCACGCGAAATTCTTGACTCCCGCGGTAATCCCACTGTCGAGGCCGACGTCCTCCTCGACAGCGGAGCCAAAGGCCGTGCCGCCGTACCCAGCGGAGCCTCCACCGGAGAGCACGAATCCGTAGAACTTCGCGACGGAGATAAAGAGCACTACCTCGGTAAAGGCGTCCTCCAGGCCGTCGAAAACGTCGAGACCATCCTCGGTCCCGAACTCACCGGCATGGACGCCAGCAACCAGCGCCTCATCGACGCGACCATGATCAACATCGACGGCACGGAGAACAAATCGAAACTAGGCGCCAACGCCATCCTCGCCGTCTCCATGGCCGTAGCCCGCGCCTCCGCCGAAGCCCTCAAACTCCCGCTCTACCGCTACCTCGGTGGAGTCAACGCCTGCCTCCTCCCCACGCCCATGATGAACATCCTTAACGGCGGCAGTCACGCAGACTCCAACGTCGACTTCCAGGAGTTCATGGTCATGCCCGTCGGCGCCGAAACCTTCTCCGACGCGCTCCGCTGGGGCACCGAGGTCTTCCACACCCTCAAAGGCGTTCTCAAGAAGAAGGGCTATAACACCGCCGTAGGCGACGAAGGCGGCTTTGCTCCCTCACTCAAATCCAACGACGAAGCTCTCGACCTCATCCTCGAGGCCATCCAACTCGCCGGCTACACCGCAGGCGAAGATATCTCCATCGCTCTAGACCCCGCCTCCAGCGAGTTCTACAACAAAGAGACCGGCAAGTACGTCTTCAAAAAATCCGACAAGCGCGAGCTCTCCTCCGCTGAGATGACCGCCTATTGGGAAAACTGGGTTCGCCAGTATCCCATCATCAGCATCGAAGACGGCCTCGCCGAAGACGACTGGGACGGCTGGAAGCACCTCACCGAAGTCCTCGGCGACAAGGTCCAGCTGGTAGGCGACGACCTCTTCGTCACCAACACCCAGCGCCTCCAGCAGGGAATCGAACAAAAAGTAGCCAACTCCATCCTCATCAAGGTCAACCAGATCGGCACTGTCTCCGAGACCCTCGAAGCCATCGAGCTGGCCCGTCGCTTCGGCTACACCAGTATCATCAGCCACCGCAGCGGCGAGACCGAAGACACCTTCATCGCTGACTTGGCCGTAGGCACAGGAGCAGGCCAGATCAAAACCGGCAGTGCCTCCCGCACCGACCGCATCGCCAAGTACAACCAGCTCCTCCGCATCGAAGAAGAGCTAGGCCAGTCCGCCGAATTCCTCGGCATCGAGTCCGTCAACTTCGGCGAATAA
- a CDS encoding SIR2 family NAD-dependent protein deacylase: MTKRSGPVRQDNRIKTLMHVTPQDRLFVLTGAGISAESGLATFRGSGGLWNGYRVEQVATPEAWAADPELVWHFYSQRRRNAISAQPNAGHIALAKIEHQLGDRFYLCTQNVDELHEQAGSQRIHHMHGNLFQSRCTRCNQPFSDTALYETAATLPTCDRCGSPVRPHIVWFGEIPLDMDAIYRKLERATVLLVVGTSGSVYPAAGLVHIANQQGTRTIYIGPEEPLNHEAFDEILLGTATELLPALVP; this comes from the coding sequence GTGACCAAGCGCAGCGGGCCCGTCAGGCAGGACAACCGCATCAAAACCCTCATGCACGTAACCCCACAAGACCGTCTCTTCGTCCTAACCGGAGCCGGTATCTCCGCCGAAAGCGGCCTCGCCACCTTCCGCGGCTCCGGCGGCCTCTGGAACGGCTATCGCGTCGAGCAGGTAGCCACTCCAGAAGCCTGGGCCGCCGATCCCGAACTCGTCTGGCACTTCTACTCCCAGCGCCGCCGCAATGCCATCTCTGCCCAACCCAACGCTGGGCACATCGCCCTCGCCAAAATCGAACATCAACTAGGCGACCGCTTCTACCTCTGCACGCAAAACGTCGATGAACTCCACGAGCAAGCCGGCTCCCAGCGCATCCACCACATGCACGGCAACCTCTTCCAATCCCGTTGCACCCGCTGCAACCAGCCCTTCTCAGACACCGCTCTCTACGAGACCGCCGCAACCCTCCCCACCTGCGATCGCTGCGGCTCCCCCGTCCGTCCTCACATCGTCTGGTTCGGCGAAATCCCCCTCGACATGGACGCCATCTACCGCAAGCTCGAACGCGCCACTGTCCTCCTCGTCGTAGGCACCTCCGGCTCCGTCTATCCTGCTGCCGGCCTCGTCCACATCGCCAACCAGCAGGGCACTCGCACCATCTACATCGGCCCCGAAGAACCACTCAACCATGAAGCCTTCGACGAGATCCTCCTCGGCACCGCCACCGAACTCCTCCCCGCTCTTGTCCCGTAA
- a CDS encoding isoprenylcysteine carboxylmethyltransferase family protein: MRPAALAFIAFVFLFRLATLAISIRHQRALRKNGATEYGVLNSKILTIAYTSYLIAAAIEGAIRNAPFDLVSAVGFVLYGISVIALLVVIHLLGRLWTVKLLIARDHALVLHPFFRLTRHPNYFLNATPELVGVALVLHAYHTLAVGLPIVLILFANRIRQEESAMKATFAAY, translated from the coding sequence ATGAGACCCGCAGCCTTGGCCTTCATCGCCTTCGTCTTCCTCTTTCGTCTCGCAACTCTGGCGATATCAATCCGCCACCAGCGAGCCCTCCGAAAGAATGGCGCCACCGAGTACGGTGTGCTCAACTCTAAGATCCTCACCATCGCCTACACCAGCTACCTCATCGCTGCAGCTATCGAAGGAGCGATCCGCAACGCACCCTTTGACCTCGTCTCTGCCGTCGGATTCGTACTCTACGGCATCAGCGTCATCGCCCTCCTCGTAGTCATCCACCTTCTCGGCCGCCTCTGGACCGTCAAACTTCTGATCGCCCGGGATCACGCCCTCGTGCTTCATCCCTTCTTTCGTCTCACCAGGCACCCCAACTACTTTTTGAACGCAACTCCGGAGCTGGTAGGTGTTGCCCTTGTACTTCACGCCTATCACACGCTCGCAGTCGGTCTGCCTATTGTCCTCATCCTCTTCGCCAATCGCATCCGCCAAGAGGAGAGCGCCATGAAAGCAACCTTCGCGGCCTACTAA